CAGCTCAAACAACCCGGAGAAATCCCCGATGCCGGACAGGCATCCGGGAATCATCGTCGACGCGGCATGCCGCTTGATCAACTCGACAGCCTGGTAGCCCCGGGTGATGTCCACCCCGCTGTCCCGATAGCTGTCACTGTGGCTTTCATTGTTCATCGCTCGCCCCCTCGGCCAACCGGTCCTTGCCCAGCGGAGTCTCCGGGGAAACCGGATAATCCCCGCTGAAACAGGCCGTACAGAATCCTCCGACATCCGGATGATCACTCAGTTTCGTCACGTTCTCCACGGAGAGGAACCCCAACGAGTCCACATCCAGCAGGCGCCGCATCTGTTCGTCGGAGTACCGGTAGGCGAACAGCTGGCTGGAGGAGTCGATGTCCGTGCCGAAATAGCACGGATGGAGGAACTTCGGCGCGGAAGAACGGAAGTGCACTTCCTTCGCCCCGGCATCCCGAAGCAGCCGGACGATCCGCCGGCTGGTCGTCCCACGGACGATGGAATCGTCGATCAACACGACCCGCTTGCCTTTGACCGTCGAGGAGACCGGGTTGAGCTTGATGCGCACCTGGTCCTCCCGGTTGCCCTGCCCCGGCTGGATGAACGTCCGGCCGATGTACTTGTTCTTGATGAATCCGATGCCGTACGGAATGCCGCTCTGTCGGCTGTATCCGATGGCCGCGTCGATGCCGCTGTCCGGCACCCCGATGACCACATCGGCCTGGGCGGGATGCTCCAGGGCCAGAAACGCACCGGCGCGGAGCCGTGCAATATGCACCGAAATGCCGTCCACCAAGGAGTCCGGACGGGCGAAGTAGATCAACTCAAACACACAGAGACGCTTCGGCTTGGTACCGCAGAACGTCCGATGCGACGAAAGCTTCCCATCCCGCACCGATACGATCTCCCCCGGCTCCACATCCCGGAGGAACGTGGCCCCCACGGCATCCAGCGCGCAGCTTTCCGACGCGAAGACGTACCCGCCTTCGGGAAGCGTGCCGATGCACAGCGGCCGGAATCCAAAGGGATCCCGGACGGCAAGCAGGGAGGAACGGGTCATGATGACCAAGGAGTACGCCCCC
The window above is part of the Sphaerochaeta sp. genome. Proteins encoded here:
- a CDS encoding amidophosphoribosyltransferase, producing MEKTMQVIKGAYSLVIMTRSSLLAVRDPFGFRPLCIGTLPEGGYVFASESCALDAVGATFLRDVEPGEIVSVRDGKLSSHRTFCGTKPKRLCVFELIYFARPDSLVDGISVHIARLRAGAFLALEHPAQADVVIGVPDSGIDAAIGYSRQSGIPYGIGFIKNKYIGRTFIQPGQGNREDQVRIKLNPVSSTVKGKRVVLIDDSIVRGTTSRRIVRLLRDAGAKEVHFRSSAPKFLHPCYFGTDIDSSSQLFAYRYSDEQMRRLLDVDSLGFLSVENVTKLSDHPDVGGFCTACFSGDYPVSPETPLGKDRLAEGASDEQ